Proteins encoded together in one Miscanthus floridulus cultivar M001 chromosome 16, ASM1932011v1, whole genome shotgun sequence window:
- the LOC136514500 gene encoding transcription repressor OFP13-like — translation MVRGLPFSSLFYTTNSAQDTPPPSPPAAAPPAWMWPSCKNPRTTQYFRPPSATAKTIASLFLDPGESSFANSSARTTTHHADCASDSQSTESEASPAADDIADAIVRGLRSDDRLLFEPHGPSSSILERKPPPARPALRRPLAASAQAEAAAAAAASSSFGDSVAVAFDSTDPYHDFRASMEEMVAAHGMGDWEWLERMLAWYLGANGRHTHPAIVTAFVDLVVTMAAASASAGACACTSSRVSSFTFASSSQPAESSSAGGHFSFGLM, via the coding sequence ATGGTGAGGGGGCTACCCTTCAGCTCCCTCTTCTACACCACTAACTCAGCCCAGGACACCCCGCCACCGTCACCGCCGGCAGCCGCTCCACCGGCATGGATGTGGCCCTCTTGCAAGAACCCAAGGACGACCCAGTACTTCCGGCCCCCATCCGCAACCGCCAAGACCATCGCATCCCTCTTCCTGGACCCCGGGGAGTcgtccttcgccaactcctccGCGCGGACGACGACGCACCACGCCGACTGCGCGTCCGACAGCCAGTCCACCGAGTCGGAGGCCTCGCCGGCGGCCGACGACATCGCGGACGCCATCGTCCGGGGACTCCGCTCCGACGACCGCCTCCTGTTCGAGCCCCACGGGCCCTCCAGCTCCATCCTCGAGAGGAAGCCTCCGCCGGCGCGTCCTGCCCTGCGGCGCCCGCTAGCCGCCTCCGCCCAAgccgaggcagcggcggcggcggcggcgtcctcgtcCTTCGGCGACAGCGTGGCGGTGGCGTTCGACTCCACCGACCCGTACCACGACTTCCGGGCTTccatggaggagatggtggccgcGCACGGCATGGGCGACTGGGAGTGGCTCGAGAGAATGCTGGCATGGTACCTTGGCGCCAATGGCAGGCACACCCACCCCGCCATCGTCACCGCGTTTGTCGACCTCGTCGTCACCATGGCCgcggcctccgcctccgccggcgCGTGCGCCTGCACCTCCTCCCGCGTCTCTTCTTTCACGTTCGCCAGCAGTAGCCAGCCGGCCGAGAGCAGCAGCGCCGGCGGCCATTTCTCCTTCGGCCTGATGTAA